In Vicia villosa cultivar HV-30 ecotype Madison, WI unplaced genomic scaffold, Vvil1.0 ctg.002149F_1_1, whole genome shotgun sequence, a genomic segment contains:
- the LOC131638042 gene encoding BTB/POZ domain-containing protein At3g56230-like, with protein MDCCVCTTMPLILRPPRNTICGACYEGVRTIINMMNGFESEKAKTITSPVDSPVSWRNSSKTLDDCIRLCSEQIEQFNQQKQDLVFLRGFLAAFKEQIHTDILISPGNHGPPIPAHKSVLAARSEIFKNMLECDECKAAPTCNTITIPDLNHEELESLLEFLYSGTLPLEKLEKHVYALSQAADKYIIPHLLKYCERFLLNSLSTCNAFETLEVADSCSNQNLKETAFNFLVKNIEFMVSSPKFEAFVHRCPHLTVQLVSRAFMNGSK; from the exons ATGGATTGTTGTGTGTGCACAACTATGCCATTAATATTAAGGCCTCCAAGGAATACAATATGTGGAGCATGCTATGAAGGAGTTAGGACCATAATCAACATGATGAACGGTTTTGAAAGTGAGAAAGCAAAAACAATCACTAGTCCAGTTGATTCTCCGGTTTCGTGGCGAAATTCGAGTAAG ACACTTGATGATTGCATAAGATTGTGTTCAGAGCAAATAGAACAGTTTAATCAACAAAAACAAGATTTGGTTTTTCTCAGAGGCTTTCTTGCTGCATTCAAAGAACAAattcatacagatatattgaTTAGTCCAGGCAATCATGGTCCACCTATTCCTGCACATAAATCCGTTTTG GCTGCAAGATCAGAAATTTTCAAGAACATGCTAGAGTGTGATGAATGTAAAGCTGCACCAACTTGCAACACAATAACTATACCTGATTTAAACCATGAAGAGCTAGAATCTCTATTAGAATTTCTCTACAGTGGAACACTGCCTTTGGAAAAATTGGAGAAACATGTGTATGCTTTGTCCCAAGCAGCTGATAAGTACATTATTCCACATTTGTTGAAATACTGTGAAAGATTCTTGCTTAACTCACTAAGCACTTGTAATGCATTTGAGACACTAGAGGTTGCTGATAGTTGTTCAAACCAAAATTTGAAGGAGACAGCTTTTAATTTCTTAGTTAAGAATATTGAGTTTATGGTTTCTTCTCCTAAATTTGAAGCTTTTGTGCATAGGTGTCCACATTTGACTGTGCAGCTAGTTTCAAGGGCATTTATGAATGGTTCCAAATAA
- the LOC131638045 gene encoding uncharacterized protein LOC131638045, with product MEAVQTWVSKNKLASIGALWASGIGATLVAYSRTKSPMKPSLRLIHARMHAQALTLAVLSGAAAYHYYENRDVDLKPVEDDSSAPNVSHLVEWELHSPF from the exons ATGGAGGCAGTTCAAACATGGGTTTCAAAGAACAAACTTGCCAGCATTG GGGCACTATGGGCTTCTGGAATTGGAGCAACACTTGTAGCTTATTCGCGAACTAAATCTCCAATGAAGCCGAGTCTAAGACTTATCCATGCTAG GATGCATGCACAGGCGCTAACTCTAGCAGTGCTTTCGGGTGCAGCTGCGTATCACTATTATGAAAATCGTGATGTTGATTTAAAACCAGTGGAAGATGATAGTTCTGCTCCAAATGTCAGCCATCTGGTTGAATGGGAGCTCCACAGTCCATTTTAA